One segment of Corynebacterium caspium DSM 44850 DNA contains the following:
- a CDS encoding bifunctional proline dehydrogenase/L-glutamate gamma-semialdehyde dehydrogenase: MPDHRDIKNDVDFAKIAQQAVSMAHRWAKKSAEFPENRSEKLLSKVLAGAGGLDFTVQFVDGVIRPEDSETSARNLQKIGGMKSDFLPTWLQVPAKAGGAIAPLSPTLITNTAFQVFRRLVGNLVLDTTPKKLGPAVKKLRADGSRLNLNLLGEAVLGNKEATYRLNAVQDLLEHDFVDYVSIKVSSVLGAHNPWAYDQAVAEAVEALVPLYETARKSGKFVNLDMEEYHDLHMTIAVFQKLLERPEFKNLKAGIVLQAYLPDALDAMIGLQEWAAKRVAEGGAPIKVRLVKGANLPMERVDAAMHGWALAVQPSKAASDANYIRVLEYALRPEHIKNVELGIAGQNLFTLGFGLALAKARGITDGYDVEMLKGMAMNQARAIREDVGQILYYVPVVDPANYDVAISYLVRRLEESAAPENFMSGVFQLAKDRSVFSRERKRFATAVVGAFPEAQLQEQLGPINEADLPELHFGPNRQQNRLKDAAPLLEKFANIPDSDPSLPANIEWARQIFAKIPTSNLGTELADASRVFTAEEITEIHARAAAAQPAWGQLSGTARAEILRRAGQLLNERRAEFIEVAASECGKILGEADIEVSEAIDFCNYYADLCEELENTPGVTFTPETVTAAIPPWNFPIAIPTGSVVAPLATGSAVLFKPAEQARRCGAVIAQALWDAGVPREVLNLIDIHPDEMAEVGKALVTSSDQVILTGSIDTATMFRSWQPDLKIAAETSGKNAIVVTSQADIDLAAKDIVNSAFGHAGQKCSAASLLILVGAIGKSKRLLNQVVDAAESLVVDWPHNPKTEMGPVIEPAAGKLLRGLTELEPGQRWLLQPRQLDDTGRLWSPGIRDNVKPGDDAHRTEYFGPVLSIIRCETLDEAIEIQNAVDFGLTAGIHTLSGAEIAYWLERVQAGNVYINRGITGAIVRRQPFGGWKLSQVGTGSKAGGPNHLIGLSKVAPNPATRVPVLLDKPLTGIFAQAETLISRVPAADKETYQQALFSAAQAWETEYGFARDVSQLGVEKNIFRYRPTEVLVRLADPENWWQAAPMIAGALTGGTKITVSVADDLRDTVARILRDMGAEVRTEDTATWLAALAANPKPPHKIRYFGTDPQAVAQAVNGSVDVAIYSDPATFNGRVDLRPFFLEQAVAATNHRFGDHTTILDGVL, translated from the coding sequence GTGCCGGATCATCGCGACATCAAAAATGACGTAGATTTTGCAAAAATTGCACAACAAGCAGTTTCGATGGCACATCGGTGGGCCAAAAAATCCGCTGAATTCCCTGAGAATCGCTCTGAAAAACTACTTTCAAAGGTTTTGGCCGGAGCAGGCGGCTTGGATTTCACAGTGCAATTCGTTGACGGGGTAATCCGTCCAGAAGATTCAGAAACTAGTGCACGGAATCTACAAAAGATCGGGGGTATGAAATCAGATTTTCTACCCACCTGGCTACAAGTCCCCGCCAAGGCTGGCGGAGCCATAGCACCGCTTTCACCGACCCTAATCACTAATACTGCTTTCCAAGTATTTAGGCGCCTAGTCGGAAATCTAGTTTTAGATACCACTCCTAAAAAGCTGGGGCCTGCCGTCAAAAAATTGCGTGCCGATGGTTCCCGACTCAACCTCAACCTGCTAGGTGAAGCAGTTTTAGGTAATAAAGAAGCCACCTATCGGCTAAATGCGGTACAAGATCTGTTGGAACACGATTTCGTGGATTATGTATCCATCAAGGTTTCCTCGGTGCTCGGGGCACATAACCCCTGGGCTTATGATCAAGCCGTCGCTGAAGCTGTAGAAGCTCTAGTACCGCTATATGAAACCGCGCGGAAATCCGGGAAATTCGTGAACCTGGATATGGAGGAATACCACGATCTGCACATGACGATTGCGGTCTTCCAAAAGCTGCTAGAACGACCCGAATTTAAAAATCTTAAAGCTGGCATCGTGCTGCAAGCCTATCTACCCGATGCACTAGATGCCATGATTGGCCTGCAAGAATGGGCTGCTAAGCGAGTTGCTGAGGGCGGTGCGCCCATAAAAGTGCGACTAGTTAAAGGCGCAAATCTTCCCATGGAACGCGTGGACGCCGCCATGCATGGCTGGGCTTTGGCGGTACAGCCTTCTAAGGCGGCATCGGATGCCAACTATATTCGCGTCCTGGAATATGCCCTGCGCCCAGAGCACATCAAAAATGTGGAACTAGGCATAGCTGGCCAAAACCTCTTTACCCTGGGATTTGGCTTAGCGCTGGCTAAAGCGCGCGGCATTACTGATGGCTATGACGTAGAAATGCTCAAGGGCATGGCCATGAATCAAGCTCGCGCAATTCGTGAAGATGTGGGTCAAATCCTGTACTACGTGCCGGTGGTGGATCCTGCTAATTATGATGTAGCAATTTCCTACCTGGTGCGCCGCCTGGAAGAAAGCGCTGCGCCAGAAAACTTCATGTCCGGGGTATTCCAACTAGCTAAAGATAGGTCCGTCTTTAGCCGCGAACGCAAGCGCTTTGCCACCGCTGTGGTGGGAGCTTTCCCCGAGGCACAGTTACAAGAGCAATTAGGCCCAATTAACGAAGCAGATCTTCCCGAATTACATTTTGGCCCCAATCGGCAGCAAAATCGGCTTAAAGATGCCGCGCCACTATTGGAAAAATTCGCTAATATTCCCGACTCTGACCCCTCTCTACCTGCCAATATAGAGTGGGCACGCCAGATTTTTGCCAAGATTCCCACCTCTAATTTGGGAACCGAGCTAGCCGATGCGTCACGGGTATTCACAGCGGAAGAGATCACCGAAATTCATGCGCGGGCTGCTGCTGCCCAACCTGCCTGGGGGCAACTTTCGGGCACTGCGCGGGCAGAGATTTTACGTCGCGCCGGGCAGTTATTAAATGAACGTCGCGCCGAATTTATTGAGGTAGCCGCCAGCGAATGCGGCAAGATACTAGGCGAGGCAGATATTGAAGTATCTGAGGCCATCGATTTCTGCAACTACTATGCAGACCTCTGTGAAGAACTCGAAAACACCCCTGGGGTGACATTTACCCCCGAAACTGTAACTGCAGCCATCCCGCCATGGAATTTCCCCATCGCTATCCCAACTGGCTCAGTGGTGGCTCCACTGGCAACCGGTTCAGCAGTGCTATTTAAGCCCGCTGAGCAGGCCCGGCGCTGTGGTGCAGTGATTGCACAGGCCCTATGGGATGCAGGGGTGCCACGAGAGGTACTCAACCTCATTGACATCCATCCCGATGAAATGGCAGAGGTAGGCAAGGCCCTTGTTACCTCTTCTGACCAGGTGATTCTTACTGGTTCAATTGATACGGCCACTATGTTCCGCTCCTGGCAGCCTGATCTAAAGATCGCAGCAGAAACCTCCGGCAAAAATGCTATCGTGGTGACTTCCCAAGCAGATATTGACCTAGCTGCCAAGGATATTGTGAATTCTGCTTTCGGACACGCAGGACAAAAATGCTCAGCAGCTTCGCTATTGATCCTGGTTGGAGCCATAGGTAAATCCAAGCGTCTGCTCAACCAGGTAGTTGATGCCGCAGAATCCTTGGTAGTGGATTGGCCGCATAACCCGAAGACAGAAATGGGACCGGTCATTGAACCTGCTGCCGGGAAATTACTGCGTGGCCTCACCGAATTAGAGCCAGGCCAACGATGGTTGCTGCAACCTCGTCAGCTTGATGACACCGGACGGCTATGGTCACCTGGTATTCGCGATAACGTCAAACCAGGCGATGACGCCCACCGCACCGAATATTTTGGTCCGGTGCTATCGATTATCCGTTGTGAAACCCTGGATGAAGCCATCGAAATTCAAAATGCGGTGGACTTTGGGCTAACCGCTGGTATCCATACGCTTTCCGGGGCAGAAATTGCTTACTGGTTAGAACGAGTACAGGCCGGCAATGTGTATATCAACCGTGGGATCACCGGTGCTATTGTGCGCCGTCAACCCTTTGGTGGATGGAAACTCTCCCAAGTGGGTACCGGATCCAAAGCCGGTGGCCCCAACCACCTCATTGGTTTATCCAAGGTAGCCCCGAATCCAGCAACCCGCGTTCCGGTGCTTTTGGATAAGCCACTAACCGGCATATTTGCGCAGGCAGAAACCCTAATTTCGCGAGTTCCCGCAGCCGATAAGGAAACCTACCAGCAGGCACTTTTCAGTGCCGCCCAAGCTTGGGAAACCGAATACGGCTTTGCCCGTGATGTGTCCCAGCTAGGAGTAGAAAAGAATATTTTCCGCTACCGTCCCACTGAGGTACTGGTGCGCCTAGCGGATCCAGAAAACTGGTGGCAAGCAGCCCCGATGATTGCCGGGGCCCTTACTGGGGGCACCAAGATTACCGTTTCAGTAGCCGATGACCTGCGCGATACCGTCGCACGCATCCTGCGCGACATGGGTGCAGAAGTACGCACTGAAGATACAGCCACGTGGCTAGCCGCACTAGCTGCCAACCCAAAGCCACCACATAAGATCCGTTATTTTGGCACCGACCCGCAGGCCGTAGCCCAAGCCGTAAATGGTTCCGTGGATGTAGCAATTTATAGCGATCCGGCTACCTTCAATGGTCGGGTAGACCTGCGTCCCTTCTTCCTGGAACAAGCAGTGGCAGCTACCAATCACCGCTTTGGGGATCACACCACGATTCTTGATGGGGTGCTGTAA
- a CDS encoding trypsin-like serine protease, with the protein MSTAITPAGAIEGGHEVTDDDTLARNVVQIGACTGTIIAPQWVITAHHCSPVASHNPHINHGLTRPHSKTGSKRYATDRKVRMPYGDILLLHTTEKTTATKFPDIYTGKPESGTKAKVYGWGGGTGARLKYADITVKHLGYGNSGYAGLAILGQYNDGAQARRGDSGGPLFIDGKVAGITSSSAHSYNILVNFAEISPHAELINNTIHAPENGANTPGTAPAEPEQPQPEPQPEPEEQPQPQPLPELETPLPEQIPPLIPEMIPDPPASQPLPEAQPQPQPAPNPQPHPQPQPDNSARPKPITPPSTSPDKGGRVNPGRLVGIILGALLGLFGFASGIGALLTKIWPLV; encoded by the coding sequence TTGAGCACCGCCATCACCCCAGCTGGCGCCATCGAAGGCGGCCACGAAGTCACTGACGACGACACCCTAGCCCGCAATGTAGTGCAAATTGGGGCTTGCACAGGCACTATCATCGCCCCGCAATGGGTAATTACTGCCCACCACTGCTCCCCCGTGGCATCGCACAATCCGCATATTAATCACGGCCTAACCCGACCCCACTCAAAAACCGGCTCCAAACGCTACGCCACTGACCGTAAGGTGCGTATGCCCTACGGCGATATCCTGCTATTGCACACCACGGAAAAGACGACCGCTACTAAATTCCCCGACATCTATACCGGAAAACCTGAATCCGGTACCAAAGCAAAGGTATACGGCTGGGGCGGTGGCACGGGTGCCCGCCTCAAATATGCTGATATCACCGTTAAACACCTCGGCTATGGCAATTCTGGATATGCTGGCCTGGCCATTTTGGGGCAATATAATGACGGCGCCCAGGCTCGCCGTGGAGATTCCGGCGGACCACTATTTATAGATGGAAAAGTAGCCGGCATAACCTCTTCTTCTGCCCACTCTTATAATATTTTGGTCAATTTTGCCGAAATTTCCCCACACGCGGAGCTAATCAATAATACGATTCACGCGCCAGAAAATGGTGCTAATACCCCTGGTACAGCGCCTGCTGAACCCGAACAGCCGCAGCCGGAACCACAGCCGGAACCGGAGGAGCAGCCGCAGCCGCAGCCGCTACCGGAGCTAGAGACACCTCTTCCTGAGCAGATTCCGCCGCTCATTCCGGAGATGATCCCTGATCCCCCGGCATCGCAACCCCTTCCCGAGGCACAGCCGCAGCCACAGCCTGCACCCAACCCGCAACCGCACCCGCAGCCGCAGCCCGATAATTCTGCCCGTCCAAAACCCATCACTCCGCCATCTACTTCCCCAGATAAAGGCGGGCGGGTAAATCCAGGCCGCTTGGTGGGCATAATTTTGGGTGCTTTGCTGGGGTTATTCGGATTTGCTTCTGGAATTGGCGCACTTTTAACCAAAATTTGGCCATTGGTTTAA
- a CDS encoding daptide-type RiPP, which yields MKNQLELLELDMQELEPMDAPGWWTGFQKGVEITVATLVFSVATAASAAT from the coding sequence ATGAAAAACCAGCTAGAACTTCTTGAACTCGATATGCAGGAGCTTGAGCCTATGGACGCACCCGGTTGGTGGACTGGTTTCCAAAAGGGCGTCGAAATTACCGTCGCGACACTGGTCTTCTCGGTTGCGACAGCTGCCTCCGCAGCAACCTAA
- a CDS encoding ABC transporter ATP-binding protein: protein MAEAAIEFRGFSKSFGSVTAVEDVSFSVEPGRVVGLLGENGAGKTTCIRGLLGLLESDAGDALIFGKPFSTRRERVDTVLEQVSLTDAENRSVQKLSQGMKQRLALATALLPDPDILLLDEPTNGLDPTGIRWLRTLLRNFVAAGKTVLLSSHLLNEVEQTVDDVVILKRTVKFTGSLSNFTENGHFRLEDKFFELMGTEGLNDVR from the coding sequence ATGGCAGAGGCGGCAATCGAGTTTCGAGGATTTTCAAAGTCTTTTGGATCAGTAACAGCTGTTGAGGATGTATCGTTCTCTGTCGAACCAGGTCGGGTCGTAGGGCTCTTAGGAGAAAATGGGGCTGGTAAAACGACATGTATACGTGGACTCCTTGGCCTTCTTGAATCGGACGCAGGCGACGCACTTATTTTCGGTAAACCGTTCAGCACCCGTCGCGAGAGAGTCGATACTGTGTTGGAACAAGTGAGCCTTACCGATGCCGAAAACCGTAGCGTCCAGAAGCTCTCCCAAGGTATGAAACAAAGGCTCGCCCTCGCGACGGCCCTGTTGCCCGATCCTGATATTTTGCTTCTTGACGAACCAACAAATGGTCTTGATCCAACTGGAATTCGTTGGCTGAGAACGCTTTTGCGCAATTTTGTTGCAGCGGGGAAAACAGTTCTGCTTTCTAGTCATTTGCTCAACGAAGTTGAGCAAACTGTTGATGATGTAGTCATCTTAAAACGAACTGTGAAGTTCACTGGTTCCCTGAGTAATTTTACAGAGAACGGACATTTTAGATTAGAAGATAAGTTCTTTGAACTGATGGGAACCGAGGGACTGAATGATGTTAGGTAA
- a CDS encoding Abi family protein: protein MGTVKQPTTLDQQLEILRSRGMDVDESLARQWLASVSYYRLSGYWYTYRILPIPDDPRQPKRLDIFIPGTTFTQVTALYEFDRKLRTLIHDGMERIEVAMRARIGELLVAKGALSYKDASLFRDDFDHESWLRTAQGRVERARKRNHAIAHYAANYDDYPFWVLADVLDFLDISQLYDGLLLDDQRAISESYGFTVDAERLNAKQKRAYYRQDPLARWLEQFTVLRNTCAHHGRVWNRYLTPASSNAFLTIEKLSSLPRGQSDRLYGALLVMAFMLTTISPGTSWPHKVCHLIKTEYLPLRGHTLEEMGFPSNWQDLPLWRS, encoded by the coding sequence GTGGGTACAGTCAAACAGCCGACGACGCTCGATCAGCAGCTGGAGATCCTGAGATCCCGAGGCATGGACGTAGATGAGTCCCTTGCTAGACAGTGGCTCGCCAGTGTTTCTTACTACCGTCTCTCCGGCTACTGGTACACGTACCGAATTCTTCCGATCCCAGACGATCCAAGGCAGCCGAAACGGCTAGACATATTTATTCCGGGGACAACTTTCACTCAGGTGACTGCTCTCTATGAGTTTGATCGAAAGTTGAGAACCCTTATCCACGACGGAATGGAACGGATCGAGGTCGCTATGCGAGCTCGTATCGGCGAACTCCTAGTCGCCAAAGGGGCGCTGTCCTACAAAGACGCCTCACTTTTCCGTGATGACTTCGACCACGAGTCGTGGCTTCGCACAGCTCAGGGCCGAGTTGAGCGTGCGCGTAAACGCAACCATGCCATTGCCCACTACGCGGCCAACTATGACGACTATCCATTTTGGGTGCTCGCGGATGTCCTCGACTTCTTAGACATCTCCCAGTTGTACGACGGCTTGCTGCTTGATGACCAGCGAGCCATTTCTGAAAGCTATGGATTCACCGTCGATGCAGAGCGTTTGAACGCGAAACAGAAGCGGGCCTACTACCGTCAAGACCCACTGGCGCGCTGGCTGGAACAGTTCACTGTTCTTCGAAACACCTGCGCACACCACGGACGCGTATGGAACAGATACCTGACACCCGCCTCATCCAATGCCTTCCTCACTATTGAAAAACTCTCGTCTCTCCCTCGCGGGCAAAGCGATCGGCTCTACGGGGCGCTGCTCGTGATGGCATTCATGCTCACAACCATCTCCCCAGGCACATCCTGGCCCCACAAGGTATGTCACCTCATCAAAACCGAGTACCTGCCGTTACGGGGCCACACCCTCGAGGAGATGGGATTCCCATCGAACTGGCAAGATCTCCCACTCTGGCGCAGCTAG
- a CDS encoding phage antirepressor produces MATSTVQAFTNDMFGTIRTVEETGRVLFCGRDVATALGYANTKDALARHCKGVAKHYPLQTPGSTQHARFITEGDLYRLIAASKLPAAARFESWMFDEVLPSIHRHGMYAIDELLANDEFLERAIVQLRTERTKRLAAEQALAEAKPKLTYYDQVLKATRAVAISRIAKDYGMSAQEFNQLLADLHVQYKRDGQWLLYAEHAGHGYTKSETGTAKNGYLWLHTKWTQKGRLFIYDLLAGKTIKHFTPTQWTALIDHATVLQQAIEFTFRTGQTIRISL; encoded by the coding sequence ATGGCTACTAGCACTGTCCAGGCATTCACTAACGATATGTTCGGCACTATTCGCACCGTTGAGGAAACGGGAAGGGTTTTGTTTTGTGGTCGTGATGTGGCCACGGCACTAGGGTATGCCAACACGAAAGATGCACTGGCGCGTCATTGTAAGGGGGTCGCAAAACACTACCCCCTTCAAACCCCTGGCAGCACACAACATGCCCGTTTTATCACCGAGGGCGACCTGTACCGGCTGATCGCAGCGTCGAAACTCCCCGCCGCAGCGCGGTTTGAGTCATGGATGTTCGACGAAGTCTTACCATCGATCCACCGACACGGCATGTACGCGATCGATGAACTACTGGCTAACGATGAATTCCTCGAACGAGCCATCGTCCAGCTACGCACAGAACGCACCAAGCGTCTGGCCGCCGAGCAGGCGCTAGCAGAGGCTAAACCCAAGCTGACCTATTACGACCAAGTCCTTAAAGCTACTCGAGCGGTTGCGATTAGCCGTATCGCTAAGGATTACGGGATGAGCGCGCAGGAGTTCAATCAGCTCCTGGCTGATCTACACGTTCAATACAAGCGAGATGGCCAATGGTTGCTCTACGCCGAACACGCCGGTCATGGTTACACCAAATCAGAAACAGGCACTGCCAAGAACGGCTACTTGTGGCTGCACACCAAATGGACCCAGAAAGGTCGCTTGTTCATTTACGACCTGCTAGCCGGCAAAACAATCAAGCACTTCACGCCCACCCAATGGACCGCCCTCATCGATCACGCAACCGTCCTGCAACAGGCAATCGAGTTCACCTTCCGCACCGGGCAAACAATCCGCATCAGCCTATAA